In Geobacillus kaustophilus, a genomic segment contains:
- a CDS encoding metal-sensitive transcriptional regulator has translation MEYNKEIKNRLKRIEGQIKGVLGMMEQGKDCKSVVSQLSAARNAIDRAIAVIVSTNLEHCLRESMEKGEKTDHLVKEAVELLVKSR, from the coding sequence ATGGAATACAATAAAGAAATCAAAAACCGCTTAAAACGGATTGAAGGACAAATTAAAGGCGTTCTTGGCATGATGGAACAAGGGAAAGACTGCAAAAGCGTCGTTTCCCAACTGTCGGCGGCGCGCAATGCCATTGACCGTGCGATTGCCGTGATCGTCAGCACGAATTTAGAGCACTGTCTGCGTGAAAGCATGGAAAAAGGGGAAAAGACAGATCATCTCGTGAAAGAAGCGGTGGAGCTGCTTGTGAAAAGCCGTTAA
- a CDS encoding MBL fold metallo-hydrolase, with translation MVKEMTVQQMTEKVLNKQSLFILDVRNESDFRDWKIEGENFEYLNVPYFELIDGVDSIVDRLPKDKDIVVVCAKGGSSEFVAEQLAEAGFDNVYTLAGGMQAWSEHLHQAKVYEDDQLKIYQFIRVGKGCLSYMVLSGSEALVVDPLRFIDVYEQVAQQEGVKITHIVDSHLHADHLSGGKALAERTGAAYYLMKSEGAVFDFEPLEQHETIDFENVHLEVLAVKTPGHTPGSVSFFVNGKWLFSGDTIFVGGLGRPDLGGKVAEWAADLYDTVYEKVAAMADDVIVLPAHYANLDEEINAEGYVGDTLGRIRARNEMMQNKPKDEFIDLVIQSANTETPPNFEDIVAINRGLKTVDIETERELEIGPNRCALHHAHA, from the coding sequence ATGGTTAAAGAAATGACGGTGCAACAAATGACGGAAAAGGTGTTAAACAAACAATCGCTGTTCATCTTGGATGTTCGCAACGAAAGTGATTTTCGCGATTGGAAAATCGAAGGGGAAAACTTTGAGTATTTGAACGTTCCGTATTTTGAGTTGATCGATGGGGTTGACTCGATTGTCGACCGTCTTCCGAAAGACAAAGACATCGTCGTTGTGTGCGCGAAAGGCGGGTCATCGGAATTTGTCGCCGAACAGCTGGCGGAAGCCGGGTTTGACAACGTTTATACGCTCGCTGGTGGAATGCAAGCGTGGAGCGAGCATCTCCATCAAGCCAAAGTATACGAAGACGATCAATTGAAAATTTACCAATTCATCCGCGTCGGCAAAGGCTGCCTGTCGTATATGGTCCTTTCCGGAAGCGAAGCGCTTGTCGTCGATCCGCTGCGGTTTATTGACGTGTACGAACAAGTGGCCCAACAAGAAGGGGTAAAGATCACTCATATCGTGGACTCGCACTTGCATGCCGACCACTTGTCCGGCGGCAAGGCGCTGGCGGAACGGACAGGCGCTGCTTACTACTTGATGAAAAGCGAAGGAGCGGTGTTTGATTTCGAGCCGCTTGAGCAACATGAAACGATCGACTTCGAAAACGTTCATTTGGAAGTGTTGGCAGTGAAAACACCGGGGCATACGCCGGGCAGCGTCTCCTTCTTTGTCAACGGCAAATGGCTGTTCTCCGGCGACACCATCTTTGTCGGCGGACTCGGTCGGCCGGACCTTGGCGGCAAGGTGGCGGAATGGGCGGCGGATTTGTATGACACCGTGTATGAAAAAGTCGCGGCCATGGCCGATGATGTGATCGTCTTGCCGGCTCACTACGCCAATTTAGATGAAGAAATCAATGCGGAGGGGTATGTTGGCGATACGTTGGGCCGCATCCGCGCGCGCAATGAGATGATGCAAAACAAACCAAAAGACGAATTTATCGATCTTGTCATCCAAAGCGCCAATACGGAAACACCGCCGAACTTTGAAGACATTGTCGCCATCAACCGCGGGCTCAAAACCGTTGATATCGAAACAGAGCGGGAGCTTGAGATCGGCCCGAACCGCTGCGCGCTGCATCATGCCCATGCCTAA
- a CDS encoding DsrE/DsrF/DrsH-like family protein, translating into MAQPKKKTTIILFSGDYDKAMAAYIIANGAAAYDHDVTIFHTFWGLNALRKEAPVPVQKGFLEKMFAKMMPRGADRMGLSRMNFAGIGPKLIKKVIKKHNAMPLPQLIEMAKEQGVKLVACQMTVDLLGLKPEELIDGIEFAGVAAYLADASEGNVNLFI; encoded by the coding sequence ATGGCACAGCCAAAGAAAAAGACGACGATCATTTTGTTCAGCGGCGACTACGACAAGGCGATGGCGGCCTACATCATCGCCAACGGCGCCGCTGCATACGATCATGACGTGACGATTTTTCATACGTTCTGGGGGCTCAACGCCTTGCGGAAAGAGGCGCCGGTTCCGGTGCAAAAAGGGTTTCTCGAAAAGATGTTTGCAAAGATGATGCCGCGCGGCGCGGACCGCATGGGGCTGTCGCGCATGAATTTTGCCGGCATCGGCCCAAAGCTGATCAAAAAGGTGATCAAAAAACATAACGCCATGCCGCTTCCGCAGTTGATCGAGATGGCGAAAGAGCAAGGCGTGAAACTCGTCGCCTGCCAAATGACTGTCGATTTGCTTGGGCTGAAGCCGGAGGAATTGATCGATGGCATTGAGTTTGCCGGGGTGGCTGCGTATTTGGCTGACGCTTCCGAAGGAAATGTGAACTTATTCATTTAA
- a CDS encoding rhodanese-like domain-containing protein — MAQTVIDIILFVLLTWFLASRFIPPRGVQMITTAELKRRLKQPGVQYIDVRTPMEFRSYHLPGFRNIPLHELTARAHELSKEKEVIVICQSGMRSQKASKVLKKLGFRSVTNVKGGLNAWQ; from the coding sequence ATGGCACAAACAGTGATCGACATTATCCTGTTCGTTTTGCTTACTTGGTTTCTCGCTAGCCGCTTCATTCCCCCAAGAGGGGTGCAAATGATCACAACGGCTGAATTAAAGCGGCGGCTGAAACAACCTGGCGTGCAATATATTGATGTACGCACGCCGATGGAGTTTCGCTCTTATCATTTGCCGGGGTTTCGGAACATCCCGCTTCATGAATTAACAGCGCGTGCCCATGAATTATCCAAGGAGAAAGAAGTCATTGTCATTTGCCAAAGCGGGATGCGAAGCCAAAAAGCGAGCAAGGTCTTAAAGAAGCTTGGATTTCGTTCTGTGACAAACGTCAAAGGAGGCCTAAACGCTTGGCAGTAG
- a CDS encoding rhodanese yields MIVSSLLFFLILLGAALYRRYYPVKHIPCLPIGEVPDGLLLVDLRDYNESNGSIFGQALHIPVAYLKRHARHIPRQPLHIIVQDAIEKNVGIRLLRRYGYEVKSYSIAACDCRERGRTDRWNTIKKSKTA; encoded by the coding sequence TTGATCGTCAGCAGTTTGTTATTCTTTCTCATTCTTTTGGGCGCAGCGTTGTATCGACGCTACTATCCTGTCAAACATATCCCATGCCTTCCGATAGGAGAGGTTCCGGACGGCTTGCTTCTTGTCGACTTGCGCGATTATAATGAAAGCAACGGCTCCATATTTGGCCAAGCGTTGCATATTCCGGTGGCGTATTTGAAGCGGCATGCTCGGCATATCCCGCGGCAGCCGCTGCATATCATCGTCCAGGATGCCATCGAAAAAAACGTCGGCATCCGTCTGTTGCGCCGCTATGGCTATGAGGTGAAAAGCTATTCGATCGCCGCTTGCGATTGCCGAGAAAGGGGACGAACTGACCGATGGAATACAATAAAGAAATCAAAAACCGCTTAA
- a CDS encoding rhodanese-like domain-containing protein, with protein sequence MKTITPKEVEERLRAGESLHIIDVREPDEVATGKIPGAVNIPLGLIEFRMHELDQNQEYILVCRSGGRSGRAAEFLDSRGYRVVNMTGGMLAWEGPVE encoded by the coding sequence ATGAAAACGATCACGCCGAAAGAAGTGGAGGAACGTCTTCGTGCAGGAGAATCTCTTCATATTATCGACGTGCGCGAGCCGGATGAAGTCGCCACAGGCAAAATTCCGGGAGCGGTCAACATTCCGCTCGGCTTGATCGAGTTTCGCATGCATGAACTCGATCAAAATCAAGAATATATTCTCGTCTGCCGTTCCGGCGGGCGAAGCGGCCGTGCGGCGGAGTTTCTTGACAGCCGCGGTTACCGCGTCGTTAACATGACAGGCGGCATGCTGGCCTGGGAAGGGCCTGTCGAATAA
- a CDS encoding sulfurtransferase TusA family protein has product MIKVDMTVDAKGLSCPMPIVRTKKAINELEPGQVLEVQATDKGSKADIKAWAESTGHQYLGTIEEDGVLKHYIRKSTENETRSETAFPHVVFNEELQEKLHDPETFVLDVREPAEYAFGHIPGAVSIPLGELDRRMEELPKDKTIYVVCRTGTRSDLAAQKLAEQGFEHVRNVVPGMSQWNGPLDSAQS; this is encoded by the coding sequence ATGATCAAAGTCGATATGACCGTCGATGCGAAAGGATTGTCCTGCCCGATGCCGATCGTCCGCACGAAAAAGGCGATCAACGAATTGGAGCCTGGCCAAGTGCTTGAAGTGCAGGCGACGGATAAGGGTTCCAAAGCCGATATCAAAGCATGGGCGGAAAGCACAGGGCATCAATATTTGGGAACGATTGAAGAAGACGGTGTCCTGAAGCATTACATCCGCAAGTCAACGGAGAATGAAACGCGCAGCGAAACGGCATTTCCGCATGTCGTCTTCAACGAAGAACTGCAAGAAAAGCTTCATGATCCCGAGACGTTTGTCTTGGATGTCCGCGAACCGGCGGAGTACGCGTTTGGCCATATTCCGGGCGCGGTTTCGATCCCGCTTGGAGAGCTTGATCGCCGGATGGAGGAACTTCCGAAAGACAAAACGATTTACGTCGTTTGCCGCACAGGAACACGCAGTGATTTAGCCGCGCAAAAGCTGGCCGAGCAAGGATTCGAACATGTGCGGAACGTCGTTCCAGGCATGTCGCAATGGAACGGGCCGCTCGATTCCGCTCAATCGTAA
- a CDS encoding sulfurtransferase TusA family protein: MNVAKVLDAKGLACPMPVVRAKKAMDELESGQVLEVQTTDKGAKNDLPAWAKTSGHTVIEMKEENGVLTFWIQKG, encoded by the coding sequence ATGAACGTAGCGAAAGTATTGGATGCGAAAGGACTTGCCTGCCCGATGCCGGTGGTGAGAGCCAAAAAGGCAATGGACGAATTGGAATCGGGACAAGTGCTGGAAGTGCAAACGACCGATAAAGGGGCGAAAAACGATTTGCCTGCGTGGGCGAAAACAAGCGGCCATACGGTCATTGAGATGAAAGAGGAAAACGGTGTGTTGACGTTCTGGATTCAAAAAGGATAA